A region of the Nothobranchius furzeri strain GRZ-AD chromosome 13, NfurGRZ-RIMD1, whole genome shotgun sequence genome:
ccacaatatattgcgatatcgatatttttgatacacagcttttaaatatcgatatatcgctggAAAACATAATTGCGATATATTGCCacaatcaatattttcttacatccctaatcagggtttccccaccaggctaagcgtcatgccccgcccccctccccaaccctaccgtgtccgctgacacgaatggcgcaatgaaactagagccctccatcagctgatactggtgagaaacagcagtggaaCGTGTGCAGCCCCCCCAACctcgctctcacggaggagcactCCGTCCCCGACAGAGCAAACGAACCCCCCagccaccccaccccaccaccccgACGGCCGAAGCTGCCAGgcctaactcattttctgggggaaaccctgcctaATGGTCAGAGTGTCCGTAGGTATTAAAGATCCACATGGCCACACAaagggatgcaaaaggtgagattTGCATAATATGTTTATTTAAAGAACATGAAGTCATTCTGGTTGCTACAATCCTAAAGGATGAAGCACCTCTGGTCCAAGCTGAAGacggtttgtttttaaaacacacATTCCGCACTTAGAAGTTAAATGTGTTGAGTGATGGGATCCATTAGCATGCATGTGATTGGCTGGGCAGAAGGTCACGACCCTTGCTGAAGGTTTGATCTTCTGGACGAACGACGTCTGTGACATGTACGGGAGAAAATTCCATCATCATTCACACCTGAACTGATGAGAATATGTCACCTGGTAAAAATAATAACCCGTGTGTTCTTCTGTAAGTTTACATTCGACCACAGCCAGGGTTAGTCTAGCTTCCCTCTTCCCTAAAGAACAAACAAACCTAAATTCTCGTGTTTTTCTCTTAAATGTAAATGTTTCAATATAAAACTCTGTCATTGGAGTCCCTTTCACCTCTGGGATAACGTTTATCTGATTTACCTTAAAGGTGCGTAGTGCAACAAAGACATCCTATGGTCAAATTTGAGATGTGATGAGTAGCATTGTTGGCTCAATTTTAGCCCCTAGTCTGCTTCACATGAGGCTTCTTAGAggaacaagaaataacttctgggtcgctactGGCTTCTTGCCagctctttaaacaactctggagctttttgcctgctggtgtcggACTGCAGATGGCTGCGATGCCGCGTTAGCTCAGCACCTCTGGTCCCACAGGCTTATAAACCGTAACTTAGTCCCTGTTTACTGTTTTAAAGGAGATAAACTGACAAACCCCCAGTCGACTGAGAATGAAATCctctcaatgtaaccttccttccaacgtgaCTTCAGACTGTTTTGTGCTGTTTTCACTGTAGAAGACAGACACATTGCTCCTTTACCAAAAGTCACAGTTTAGCAGTTATTCTGCCTTTTTCTGAATCGGACAAAACTTCCACTGAATCGTCAACGTTCTCGGGAAGTTTTTTGGGGGAAACGATGAAcggtttgtttaaaagttgcaGGAAAATTTGGTCATGGTTTTCGTAAAGAGCAAGAGCAATTACTGGTACTATTGTGAACCTCCAAGATGGAATTAAAATTATTTCAATTCAAATTCAGTTCAAAGCTTTATTAAGCGCCTTCCCTGTCAGGGAGCCCAAGGCGCAGTACACAGAAAAAAGAAATGTAAATCACAATGAATGAATAgataataaaagcaattaaaataGTGCAAAGAGGGTAAAACGTTGAAGTAGAAACAAATGGATAAAACCAGGGAGACAGGGACCAATAAAAACGGAATAAcaccaacataaaagagggccgacctcaaacacgttcagggaacagCAAGCGGAAGAAGCAGGTTTTCAGGCCACGCTTAAAAACAGGCAGAGATAATTGACATCAGTTATAAGTATGTAATGAATGAGTGGCTGTGGGACATCTGAGACATTTATCTCTAACTCTTAACTGAGATACTTTATTACAGACTCGAGGTCTAGTTTACATTAAACGTTTACAGTATAAAAATGATCCACATAAAACACGATATAAACCTATTTGTGTGTTAACAGCCAGCTGCACCAGTGTTTCTGAAGGTTAGACTGGTAGAGAATGGCACAAgttaataaatatatataattctCAAAACCGATCGAagggagttaacttgtaaatatttatcTTTTGTGCTCATATCTGCAGGTTATGGTCACCCAACACCTCTGTCTGATGCTGGGAAAGTGTTCGCCATCGTCTACGCCCTGATAGGCGTTCCCTTCACCATGCTGGTGCTCACCGCCTGCGTGCAGAGGATCATGCACCCTCTGGTCCTCGCTCCTGTTGGCGTCCTGCAGCGCTCGGGCTTGAAGCCCCAGTCGGCCACTGCTGTGcacttcctgctgctgctgcttgccGTGGTGCTCAGCTTCTTCGTGGCGCCGGCGGCCGTGTTCAGCCTGGTGGAGGTGTCATGGACGTTCTTGGATGGCATCTATTTCTGTTTCATCTCTCTGTGCACTATTGGACTGGGGGATTTTGTTCCTGCGAACCAGCCTGGACAGAGGTACCGAGTGCTGTATCAGGTTGCTGTAATGGGTGAGTGTCTTCGTCACATCACCGTGTGATTAATGCACAAGTTTAACGGAGCAGGAGTTTGTAAACCGTCTGGTGTGGGAGACTGGACAGCTCTTTCAATATCACGATAATGTAACACGATTGCGTGCGTAGCTGGAATATTCATCGGAAAATTTAGGGAATGCCGCAGTATAACTCATCCTATTAGAGCGTGATGGTATTCCCAGAGTACTAGTTTATCAGGATTGGTGTTTCTCAACTGTTTTCCATCATTTTGAAAAAACATTTTCATACTTTGATTAATAATGGTGAGAAAGTAGAACTCGTCGGTTTTGTCTCTTGCACACATGCAGCCTGTATGACATCAaaaagacataaaataagaagttatgggcaaatattggtattttaaagactaaaggggaaaaatgtaaacaattaaacaacataattacaaaataacacattttaggctaaatttagacacaaactgaggacaatattttcctgatatacagggtttatttaattgtgtgaaaatgtaacacgttttaaaaaaagctgcgataataccgaaaactgtgataattttggtcacaataaccgagaagttaaattttcacaccgtgacaaccctaacacacacacacacacacacatctggtgCGTTTGGATTGATACACTTGTGGTGActtgtcattgacttccattaattttagtggctggattttgcctaacccataccctaattATAACCAGTACTGGTccattcctaaccttaaccctaactCAGTTAATTCACACCTCTAAAACCAACCTTTAGGGGGGGTTCCATTGTGGGGACCAGGCAAATGTCCACACAATTTCAAAATGTTCTTATGTTGTAGGTTAAACCTGAAGATTTGTCTCCAGAATGTAAtacaaagtacacacacacacacacacacaaacacacacacacacagtggcggttctacatggaattactccccgggcgaggccccttttgagcccccccccccaccaccacctttcttttttattttttactcagcgcttgtgcaccccttttgtgtcatgaaaaaatgccgccccgggcaactgccctgtctgcccgtgcctaaaactgctACTATACAGCCCGctgtgtgtgacacacacacacacacacacacacacacacacacacacatacacagcggGCTGTATACTCGCTGAGGCATTGCATTTTTTCTGCGCAACAGGGACATTTTCGGATAGAGAGGGCACACGGAATACACAATTACCGGAaagcgtcctttcaaaataagacgggCTGAAATTGGTCTCTGGCGTTAACGACAGTTATCCTTGTTTGAATGCGGTGAAACGACCAGCTGCCCCTCCGTGCTGTGAACCTGTTCCCAGCTTCAGACGACCATGTGAGCAACGTTACTTCAGAAGCTGACAGCCCAGATGAAGCCATCCGAGATCTGTGGCGTCTGCTGCAAGGCAGCGGAGTCCCGGGAACAACAACACCATGGCAACGCTTCTGGCCTCAGAGACAACCACGTTTCTTTTAATTATACGTATTAAAAACACCAGGTTTAGATGAACAAACAACCTATAAAACATCTGCAGGTTCATTTTAtggatttattttttaattatttgatgcagatttttttcctttttaagtTGGAGACAAAATTTTAAGTTCCTTTTAGTCCCTTAATGCTGCCAGAAGAACAGAATAATGATGCTGACTGCTGCGGTCAGTGAGAAACTAGCTCTGACTGTAATTACCAGCTGATTTTTACCGTGGTCCGGTGTTTAAACTTTACCTCGTGCATTGGCAAGTCTTCTTGTTTtatctttaaaaacaaaaatggcaTACACTAATTTAAATGCTGTGTCACTCCTTTTCTTTTGCAAAGTGGCCAGGAACTTTTAGGATCCGGTTTTTTTGTCATCCTACAGGCAGCAAAAGATTTAAAATTAACCTCCAGTTTCTGCAGGTTTTCTGGAGGATCGAAGATTCTTATTGTTTCTGCCAAAACTATTTATGTggaattatttttaaaatacattttaacaaaagttgttcaGGTGGCTGTACCTGGATCAGGTGATCGTGTGTTCCAGTACTGGACTGGACTGGCGTTTATCAGAATCCTctggtattttttcttctttacgTTAAATTTTAACATgataaaaaaatctttattttccTACTGTGGCATCTTATTGACCGTTAAGTTCACGTGTTAGACTGCTGCCTCGAGTCTCTCGGCCCTCACTAATGCTGCTGAAGAGTAAATATTTTTGGAAGGTATTTGGAGTTTGAACAGTCAAAGTCCTCGAATTCATCAGCTGCGCCGACCGGATGGACAGACTAGTACTAGTACAGCATGACCGAATTTAAACTGTTATCTGACTTTTATTCAAATCTTATCATTGTAAACCCTTCTAGGTGCTGAATGAGCGGTTGTGAGGGACACTTGGTGCAGAAATGTGGTGGTTAACAGCTTTTCGTTAAGATGAACAAAAGGATGATggcagaaaaacaaaaatatgcagcttTAGCTTAAGACCTGGACATTTCTATTGCTTCTTGAAGTTGAACTGTGGAAGGCAGAAAGTGCCACAATACCATAAATGAGCTAATGAATATAATGAATATGTCCTCACATACGGTAATTTGTTTAAGTGTATAATAATGTTTATAACTTATTACATATTATATAGTAGAATTGTCGTTTATTTTCATTATTTCATGGTCTGACTTTATTGAGGGCCAAAGGTGCTGCAGTAGGCTAAATGCATAAAAGAAGTGACCATGGCAGTTTGGAAATCAAATGAGCTTAAAGTGGGCAGATCGTGGAAAATTcacttttggagctttttaccatgtgatgtTATTTCCTCGTGAAAAATTCCCCCAAACCcatttttgcactcgtgcactttctgtttatttgtttattttcggAAAGGCTGCAGACACAAGAATGGAaacgttaggttatgcatatTGTTCCCTGAAGAAGAGGAACGACGTTCAACGAAGGTATTATGGGACATCACTCtctcgtgtggcctggctgaagatgCATTTAGTCACGCCTGTAAAGGCAAATGAGCGTGACGCTGGGTGGTGGCCCCACCCTCCACCTACAAGCCCCCAGCATCACCGAGCTAGGCTGCGAAGGGGGCAGCCCTGcgttgtacctcgttcctctccttcagggaacagtggttataacctaacgttccctttcagtcgattcactcggtacaacgaaggtaccagggtttttcctggctcaaactgaggcagaggtggtaccatcctgaccgtgcgccagcacatgcgtactctgtgcattcaactgcctcactttcatAAAGGCTAAATATTATAAAAGTCTCAATAATatacattagattggtgtttagttcctttttccatctgatctttatagttaaaatatgtttaaatactTGACctaatttcagtaacattttaggtttgtataaataactcatcttagtctaaataacacaaatatatccagtaaattaTAATGCATTttttaacatgcatttgtgttggaaatgttAATAACATGTaacttctgctgctaacaatgtaatggtggcatgtctgttatgtacgggttagggttggggggggtgttctgttttgcccTGGCCCCcagaatgtcttgaaacggccctgggtgagtGACTGAgtattgaaggtgatctgaatcagatgtataaattttacgtgtgtataacttattgttttataaaacgtgtagtggagatgaatctgcctacatttgactttcaagctttgttttcttgtttttattgaactatttcctgtcctgtctgtctctcatcttcctgcatctcctctaaactctccagaaaatctgctgcctggattcttactttttcacctcatcagtaacttctgagcagatcaaagatctcctgacggcaaagcggagagcgcgtttcgatgctgcgtcggtgaggtgaaatcaccgcagcacacgatgagcggagcgcgtcaggaacgattTAAAGACAGAGcaccagaggatataaacagatgtgaacgatcatgtgttaacaataatgttttgttgcgccaccttgagagTGTATCGTGTTccggacgcagcgggcgcaccaacgatcagcgctgtgcgtcctctccgctcagcagaatcccgctacgctgagagtccataaatattgtaatataggcagaaactggatctttccctggaaGATATCCAGCCtccataactcgatccctgctccggGATGAAAAACCGCACATTTTGATCAAGGtaggacccccccaccccccggacgccccggacagagagtgaaaagtggacatgtccggggaaaaggggATGTATGGTCAGCCTAcagtagcaccaaccatagatatgtaccaactagcgagaaaagcttctttttttttttttcctgcagcggttttagcgtcTGTGGGTACCACCACACGCTTGGACACCATCTCAATTGGAGAACTCTGCTGGGAAGTGTTGCACCCCACCTATAACCAACCGAGAGGCACCATGGCTATGGTGAAAGCTATTATGCCCAACGGCTCTAAAGCTGTGAGGAGTGTTAGATTGGCTTCCAGCTGGAAGTGGGTCATGTTGCTGATAAATGCGGCTATCCCGTGATCCGAGAAGCATGCTCTAGCCGACTGAGAGCATGTTACTAGTCCGAGGAAGGAAACCCTCTGGCTCGGATCTAGCGAGCTCTTCTTGTAATTTACGGAGAAAGCCCAGGGCTCACGCATGAGAGAGAACTTTGGAAACGTGAGCCTCTGCATGCACCTGAGAACTTGCTACCAGAGCCCAGTCATCCAAGTAGGTTAGAATGCAGATACCCCTCTCTGAGAGGTGTTAACACAACTTCCACACACTTGGAAAAGGTGCGGGGAGCTAGGGCTAATCCGAGTGGGAGAACCAATCACTCATCGGCTTTCCCTTCAAACAGGAAGAACAGGAGCTGCCTGTGATTGGTATGAACCCCCACATTAAAATACGCATCCATGAGATTGATCGCAACAAACCAATCTCCGGCGCTGATTACATTTGGCAACTGCTTGAGCCTTAACCTTTTTGAGGAAAAAAACCCTCTACCTGCACAAGTATTTGTTTAGTGTACACAGATCCCGTCTCTTGGGACTAGGGGTTTGATCAGCAACCGAACATGACCGATTCACCCGATGAAAACTGCGACTTGGAAGTCCGGCAGAGTCAAAGTCCTGAACAAACTCAGTCCTGAGATCAGGACGACGGAGTCTTGTATTTACGCATCATAGAGCGTTTCAGTGGGCCTGCAGGAGGGTCCTTACCAGACAGACTAGCTGGGAGGTGATCGACCAGCCACAGGGCTCACCACTGCCGCTGGCAGCACCGCCGTCTGAGACGGGATGCGAAATGATGACCCGTTTAACCGCAGCGAGTATCTAGGTCTCTCATCTCGTTGAGGGGTGGGAGTGAGCGGTCGGGTGGAACCAGAGCTCCAAGGTCTGCCAAGCACATTACTAAGCAGGTCTGCAGCGTGGTGGCAGAGCGGAGGGGACCTGGGCACTGTGAAACCTCTCCTGCTGTGCGATGGAAAACCTGCACTACGCAGAGGGAAGTGGCAGGTCCACGCACCCTATTGTTGCCGTTCGAGGGCAAATAAGCTACCAGTAAGGGCCCCAAAGGGGAGAAGGTCCACAAACCCCAACCTCGGCACCGAGTGCCACGAGCTGTCCACAGGCCTACACCGCGTTGCAGGTGCACAGTGGCTTCCCCCAGGATTTAAAGTACTATAGATCTTAAAACATTCTAATAAACGGCGTACTTACacatttttaattaattagtctcacaaaacatgacgacaagtctgatcacgtatcaGCAAAAGTGTCACTGCTCGCCTTCTGTtgagtcccgcgtgatgttgtgactatcgtgcgactttccaagaagcactCAGCAACGCGTTCCCTGTGACCATTTGACTTCTCAGAATCTCGGGCGCGGTGCGGCCGCCTTCGATGCGCCCAGGCTTAAGATGCTTTCAGAccaagatttaatcaagtttacacaaacgtgTCAAATGTACCGAACCAGGAAgactgcatttgtaaagacccagttaTAAAGTTTATTAGCagagttattttggggtttagttgctCTTTAAATGATTACAGATAAATGGATATATTTATTGTATTGTACCATCTTTGTGCCTCTAATTAAACATTCATAACTTGACCTCTATAGTTGAGtttaccctctggaggcaggcgttgcagatgtgcaacggtaaaacctacctggttactccacacgcgTGTTCCACGAGCGTTTTTAACTCTAAAGTTCCCTGAAGGACtcggttgttcgtccttttatcagagCTCatcttgagcctgagagggttaaaggaaaCCTTTTCATTCATGGGAAACTTGATCTGTGTCTCTGCTCTCACTCTAGTCTACCTGTTCACCGGTCTGATGATGATGTACCTCCTGCTGCGCTCCTTCCACAAAATGGCTGACCTGCACGGCCTGACCACCTTCCTGCAACTGCCGCGCTGTGAGGATTCTGTGATGGAGGAGGACCGGGAGACCATCATGGATTCTAACCAAGCATCTCCTCATCTGAAGGATAAAGATGCTAGCAGACCTCTGGATGTGAGATCCCATCCGACGTACAACTCCATCAACAAGGGCTGAAAGGAGGAGGAGCGAATGCTCTGCCTCTGGCGGTCCTTCTGATCCGAACAGCGCAGCTGACGGGTTTACTTATATCAAACGGATTCAGACGAGTTCAGCCTTTAGAAGGGGGTGTGAGACGTTAACAGATGTGTTCTGATCATACAGAACTGTTTCTACTTGACTGCAGAAACACACGGATGTTTTTACCTCCAACATGCTGCGGTCGCCTGTTTACAGTCTAAGAACCGTACCGGAGGAGTTTGGGCCAACAACATTTCAATCGTTTATTTTTCTTCACTTTGGTCTTGTTAGTTTTCATATTTTCTGTTTTGTGTCATAAGTTTGAAGTTTGAATTCTAGACCAAACAGTTTTTAATGAAAATGGTTTTATGGGTCCGTTGTTTAGCTCCACCCAGCTCGTTAAGGCACGTTCGTCACCTGCTTGGGCTTCGCTTCCAGACTTATTTACTCAAAGTGTGATCACTGCTCAAAGTTACAGTCTGAGTGAGTATTTTAAGCGTTTAAGGGTTTAATTAGGTCAGATTTTCTGTTTACAGGGGACTTAGTGCTGCCCTCTGGTGTCCCTTGTGTGTGTTACAGCCTGTTAATGAGCTTCAAAACTGCATAAATGTCATAAAAATGTTCAGACAAATGGTGGGTTAAAAGCATGAATGAGGGAGAATTTAATTTTACTGAGACCAAACATCCTCCTGCCTTTtctgtttttgtcatttaaattAAAAATGTGTAAAGTTGCAGTCCAAAGTTTTGATGCAAATCTCAATTCATAAATTATATTAAATTGTCCTTGTAAAGTATTTTGTAACTGATAATGTATGCACTGCTCATCTTATTAAATAAAAGTTCATGTATGAAAatctttagtttttatttgtcCTTTAAAATGAGAGAATGGGGAAAACTTTTGGGAAGgtttttaaaaatgctaaagTAACACCGACGCTCTGTGTTTATGGAAGCTGTGTCCCATCATACAGCTGATCAGTGACGGTTTCATTTACAGTCAGCCAAAACAAATAGGACTGCAATTCCCTTTACAATGGGAGGTTCAGTCTAACATATTGGAGTAAACATGCTGAGATTTAGCTCATTTATATTCCATAAATTTCTCCCCTTGGTGAAAAATGTTAAGGATATAGTGATGGGATGCAGGAACCCACCTGGTGGGTGATCTCAAGCTACTCAGATGAATATCCTTCCAAGGTTCCTCTGCTTATTTCAGCCGCTGCCAATAGAAATACCCAGCAAACGGTTTCAGGAATGGGGCAAGATCCTTTTAAAACACTTTTGGCAGGGCAGACCTTGGATTAAGTACAGTAGCTTGCAATTGCCCGGGTCTACAGGGAGGATTATCATACTGCAGGACAAATAAGGCCACTGGTTTGATAACGTAATCCAGAATACACTGCAAGGTGGAAGGTAATGGGAAGCCTAagccatgcccatctacttctggaccacgtgTCTCCAGCTgccaacgaatgaatgaatgagtcgAGAATAAAAGTCACTTTCTGATCCGTTTGTTGGCTGCCGTAGTTTTTCCCACGTCTCTGAATTTTAGTCATTCTGATGCTAAGATGGTGCTTATTTATGGAAGGCCCAGCAGTTGTCGCTTTTTCTCCTCACTTCTTGGTTTATTTACTTGTTAAATGTTTACTTTGTATTTACATACACCTTTCTAAAAGAAACCAGTTATGATCAGAAATAGAAACTTTAAATGGGTTTCCTGTGTGATCTCGTTTAAGCTCCACATCTAATCTGCAGCTAAACCGTGGAGGATGAGGCTTAGATCAGTGAAATAAACAACAATGTCCcattcatttgtttattaaaaccgctctttacaaaaataaatgcacAGTAGAGCATCCTGCTCTCCGTTTCTAACATCACAATCAAATATTTGCAGAgaaaataagtaaaaataaaatgtctatTTTAGTGCTTGTTTATAGCCAGTCTGAGGCTGCAGaaggacaacaaacaacaatctgCACAAAATAGCAAGTCCACGTTTTCCTTCTATGTTTGAGCAACGATGGGTTAAATAATCAGTTAAAAACATGAAAGTTTGGAACAAACAAACCATTTTGTGTTCTTaaacccttctctctctctctctcttgaacGTCTTCCTGTGACTTTCCAAAAGTGCAACAGTTGAAAAGTAAaccagaaataaaacatttttatttgaaaccACTTAAGAATGAATCGTTTCAGGGCAAAAGCACCATTTAGGGTTTTTATCAGCCACGTGGCTCAAATGTTCCTGGGTAACAACGGGTC
Encoded here:
- the si:ch211-14c7.2 gene encoding potassium channel subfamily K member 6 isoform X4 gives rise to the protein MECAESFSAGPGCTSPGWTHPPADVRRRRRRRRQKGGVELLSGFHTERGAGGSGAAPGLHSDMHSVGKSWLLLTGFVLFYIIYLLFGALVFSSIERPVEDKLRRDMELLKEDFLNQSCVSAASLERFLNQVLSANKYGVSVLKNSSDKSNWDLSSSMFFANTLVTTVGYGHPTPLSDAGKVFAIVYALIGVPFTMLVLTACVQRIMHPLVLAPVGVLQRSGLKPQSATAVHFLLLLLAVVLSFFVAPAAVFSLVEVSWTFLDGIYFCFISLCTIGLGDFVPANQPGQRYRVLYQVAVMVYLFTGLMMMYLLLRSFHKMADLHGLTTFLQLPRCEDSVMEEDRETIMDSNQASPHLKDKDASRPLDVRSHPTYNSINKG